One genomic window of Fusibacter sp. A1 includes the following:
- a CDS encoding PHP domain-containing protein, giving the protein MHFIVDLHVHTTASGDAYSTLMDYVNYAKEFNINGFGITEHGPDNPVGPHEFYFANMNTIPRFIDNVLVLKGVDANITDYEGTLDIKEELLDDLDYAIASFHELVLSSGTVEENTQAILGALKKSKVRILGDLGNPRYPVDYNQIVDACLGANVAIEVNDRRLLKEESTSSVESYKDFIQYAYEKGVTIILSSDSHFHESLAEFNKCFQLLDSLGIPRDYPINYRRDVFFDWLNIDLG; this is encoded by the coding sequence ATGCACTTTATCGTTGATTTACATGTTCACACTACCGCCAGCGGTGACGCTTATAGCACGCTTATGGATTACGTAAACTATGCAAAAGAATTCAATATCAATGGCTTTGGAATCACAGAGCATGGTCCGGACAATCCTGTTGGACCTCATGAATTCTACTTTGCCAATATGAACACCATACCTAGGTTTATTGATAATGTGCTGGTGCTCAAAGGTGTGGATGCCAATATCACAGATTACGAGGGAACGCTTGATATTAAAGAGGAGCTGCTTGACGATCTGGACTATGCGATTGCATCCTTTCACGAACTTGTACTTTCTTCTGGAACGGTTGAAGAGAATACACAGGCCATTCTTGGCGCCTTAAAAAAATCAAAGGTAAGAATACTTGGAGACCTTGGTAATCCTAGATATCCTGTAGATTATAATCAGATAGTGGATGCGTGCTTGGGTGCGAATGTTGCCATTGAAGTGAATGATCGCAGACTCTTAAAAGAGGAATCAACCTCATCGGTCGAATCCTATAAAGACTTTATTCAATATGCCTATGAAAAAGGTGTGACGATCATCTTAAGCAGCGATTCGCATTTTCATGAGTCGCTTGCTGAGTTCAATAAGTGTTTTCAGCTACTGGATAGCTTAGGCATACCTCGTGATTACCCGATCAACTATAGACGGGATGTGTTCTTTGACTGGTTGAACATTGACCTT